The following are encoded together in the Flammeovirga agarivorans genome:
- a CDS encoding beta-glucosidase: protein MIHFRIKRILMVGGLLAGLTTSLFAQESKEVEKKIDEIIKELTIDEKVAMCHAQSKFSSKGVPRLGIPELWMSDGPHGVRAEINWDNWGYADWTNDSITAFPALTALAATFNEDLSYEYGVAVGEEARYRKKDVLLGPGVNIYRTPLNGRNFEYMGEDPYLASQLVVPYIKGVQSNGVAACVKHFVANNQEHWRDHINVELSDRALHEIYLPAFKAAVEEGEVWSMMSAYNQVRGQYCSHNEFLVNGILKGDWAFDGALITDWGAAHDTKQSAEYGLDIEMGTGTNGLTYSEKNHYENYYLAGAFKEMVKNGEVSEDVLDDKVRRILRLMFRTSLAEGRPWGSVNTDAHHDVARRVAGEGIVLLKNEDNIFPVEASKKTKIAVIGENATRMMTIGGGSSELKVEYEISPLQGIQERFQNAEVVHSMGYASGAAQYGRVLPSPYNADSLKNAALEAVKDADIVLFFGGLNKNHNQDCEGDDRVAYDLPFGQEDLINAIAEVNENIAVVLISGNAVEMDWEKNVKGVMQGWYLGSEGGHALADVISGDVNPSGKLPFTFPKKLEDNSAHHYGEISYPGDGTNQEYKDGILVGYRWHDTKKIAPKYAFGYGLSYTSFEIDNINSNEKVFAANDQINITCDVKNTGAVDGAEVLQVYVGKPKSKVDRALKELKAYKKVHLAKGASQQIEMSINIDDLKYYSEEDKEWKLEEGQYMVYVGNSSDNIIKKIKITVGQKVN, encoded by the coding sequence ATGATACATTTTAGAATAAAGAGAATTTTAATGGTTGGTGGCTTACTGGCCGGATTAACCACTTCACTTTTCGCTCAGGAAAGTAAGGAAGTGGAGAAAAAGATTGATGAAATTATTAAAGAACTTACAATAGACGAAAAAGTGGCGATGTGCCATGCACAATCAAAATTCAGCTCGAAAGGAGTACCTCGTTTGGGAATCCCTGAGTTATGGATGAGTGATGGCCCTCATGGTGTAAGAGCAGAAATTAATTGGGATAATTGGGGGTATGCAGATTGGACGAATGATTCCATTACTGCCTTTCCTGCACTAACAGCATTAGCAGCAACATTCAATGAAGATTTATCTTATGAATACGGTGTTGCTGTAGGGGAAGAAGCAAGATATAGAAAAAAGGATGTACTGTTAGGGCCGGGTGTAAATATTTACAGAACTCCATTGAACGGTAGAAACTTTGAGTATATGGGTGAAGATCCATATTTAGCCTCTCAATTGGTGGTTCCTTATATCAAAGGTGTTCAATCAAATGGTGTAGCCGCTTGTGTAAAACACTTTGTAGCCAACAACCAAGAACATTGGAGAGACCATATCAATGTAGAATTATCGGATAGAGCCTTACATGAAATTTATCTTCCTGCATTTAAAGCTGCAGTTGAAGAAGGTGAAGTTTGGTCAATGATGAGTGCATATAATCAAGTAAGAGGTCAATATTGCTCACACAATGAATTTCTAGTCAATGGAATATTAAAAGGTGATTGGGCTTTTGATGGAGCTTTAATTACTGATTGGGGAGCAGCACATGATACTAAGCAGTCTGCAGAGTACGGACTGGATATCGAAATGGGTACAGGTACCAATGGATTAACTTATTCTGAGAAGAACCACTATGAGAATTACTATTTAGCTGGAGCTTTTAAGGAAATGGTAAAAAATGGTGAAGTGAGCGAAGATGTTTTAGATGATAAAGTAAGAAGAATTTTACGTTTAATGTTTAGAACGTCATTAGCTGAAGGTAGACCTTGGGGTAGTGTAAACACTGATGCTCATCATGATGTAGCAAGAAGAGTTGCAGGAGAAGGAATAGTTTTATTAAAAAATGAAGACAATATTTTCCCAGTAGAAGCATCCAAGAAAACTAAAATTGCAGTAATTGGAGAGAATGCCACTCGTATGATGACAATTGGTGGTGGTTCATCTGAGTTAAAAGTAGAATATGAAATTTCACCTTTACAAGGTATTCAGGAAAGATTCCAAAATGCTGAAGTAGTACACTCTATGGGATATGCTTCAGGTGCTGCTCAATATGGTAGAGTATTACCTTCTCCTTACAATGCAGATTCATTGAAAAATGCCGCTTTAGAAGCAGTAAAGGATGCAGATATTGTACTATTCTTCGGAGGTTTAAATAAAAACCATAACCAGGATTGTGAAGGAGATGATAGAGTTGCTTATGACTTACCGTTTGGGCAGGAAGACTTAATTAATGCCATTGCAGAAGTGAATGAAAATATCGCAGTAGTATTGATTAGTGGTAACGCGGTCGAGATGGATTGGGAGAAAAACGTAAAAGGAGTGATGCAGGGATGGTACTTAGGAAGTGAAGGCGGTCATGCATTAGCAGATGTGATTTCAGGTGATGTTAATCCATCAGGTAAATTACCATTTACTTTCCCTAAGAAATTAGAGGATAACTCTGCACATCATTATGGTGAAATCTCTTATCCAGGAGATGGTACAAACCAAGAATATAAAGACGGTATTCTTGTAGGTTACCGTTGGCATGATACAAAGAAAATCGCCCCAAAATATGCTTTTGGATATGGCCTTTCATATACTTCATTTGAGATTGACAATATCAATTCCAATGAAAAAGTATTTGCAGCAAATGATCAAATCAACATCACTTGTGATGTAAAAAATACTGGAGCTGTTGATGGTGCAGAGGTCTTACAAGTATACGTAGGTAAGCCGAAATCAAAAGTGGATAGAGCTTTAAAAGAACTTAAAGCTTACAAAAAAGTTCACTTAGCGAAAGGAGCATCACAGCAAATAGAAATGAGTATCAATATTGATGATTTAAAATACTATTCTGAAGAAGATAAAGAATGGAAATTGGAAGAAGGACAATACATGGTTTATGTAGGTAACTCTTCAGACAATATCATCAAAAAGATCAAAATAACAGTAGGACAAAAAGTCAATTAA
- a CDS encoding cellulase family glycosylhydrolase: protein MNTSKLSFFSGCLLILSLIFTPFFLKAQVSSNGLLQVNGNKVVNRNGQSVSFAGPSLFWSNNNWGGEKFYNEGVVSWVKQDWNAGIIRAAMGVEDGGGYFDDPGSNKARVETIVNAAVANDMYVIIDWHSHYANEHDWAAAYGFFEEMAQKYGHLDNVLYEVFNEPKYTSWSQGIKPYAESIISAIRKHDPDNIIIVGTPKWSQDVDDAANDPINQPNIAYTLHFYAGSHGQFLRDKGNYALSRGLALFVTEWGSVNADGDGGVNYDETWAWVDWMKNNGISHCNWSINDKSEGASALYPGASTTGGWSNLTASGAFAKEIMQSYSSNGEGSNGNGEVETQNCSVVTLPGILEAENYCRMQGVQKENSSEGGENIGYVDDGDWLEYTINVPSPGTYTVDVRVASDGGGNQFRFDQNEGNDILATYNVNATGGWQNWTTISQEVTFSTAGEQALGLYAIVGGFNVNWIEFKSSSSCQSNGLQNLSISPSSTSVKVGNQVQLSASGTDNCGDAISVNPTWSSNAPNGTFYASTVGSYTVTASQNGITATANITVTNEDIPPTGNGVVSQYGRLQVAGNKVAAANGQSVALGGNSFFWSNNGWGGEKFYNASVVSSLKNDFNSKIVRAAMGVEDPGGYIDDKAGNKAKVETVVDAAIANDMYVIIDWHSHHAENNTNEAVQFFTEMAQKYGNNDHVIYEIYNEPLQVSWSGTIKPYAQQVVNAIRSIDPDNLIIVGTPTWSQDVDQAANDPIQDNNIAYTLHFYAGTHGQYLRDKGNYAMSQGIALVVTEWGTVNANGDGGVAYDETWAWVDWMEANGISHCNWSVNDKAEGASMLNPGASTTGGWSDSDLTTSGLLLKEILGTTTPPPCTTCPPPSGETIRLEAENFTFMGGVQTENCSEGGQNVGWIDAGDWLAFHNVNIPTSGNYTISYRVASPQNGGKVQLEGNEGQSVYGSVDVPNTGGWQNWQTVSHSAYLNAGSQNFGIGFPSGAFNLNWIEISSSSNGRQISSSTESLEAELVAYPNPTSSRLTLANISNKFTQLEVFTVEGKLKGMYRLDNQGSFTLDVGHLQKGVYFIRLQGDNTSKSVRFIKQ from the coding sequence ATGAATACGTCTAAACTATCTTTTTTTAGCGGGTGTTTATTAATACTCTCTCTAATATTCACACCCTTTTTTTTAAAAGCACAAGTCTCTTCTAATGGACTATTACAAGTAAATGGGAACAAAGTCGTTAATAGAAATGGTCAATCAGTAAGTTTTGCTGGACCAAGCTTATTCTGGTCAAATAATAACTGGGGTGGCGAAAAATTCTATAATGAAGGGGTCGTATCTTGGGTAAAACAAGATTGGAATGCCGGTATCATCAGAGCAGCCATGGGAGTTGAAGATGGCGGAGGCTATTTCGACGATCCGGGTAGTAACAAAGCAAGAGTAGAAACAATTGTAAATGCTGCTGTAGCCAATGATATGTATGTAATTATTGATTGGCACTCACACTATGCCAATGAACATGATTGGGCAGCTGCTTATGGTTTCTTCGAAGAAATGGCACAAAAATACGGTCACTTAGATAACGTTTTGTACGAAGTATTTAATGAGCCAAAGTATACTTCATGGAGTCAGGGAATTAAGCCGTATGCTGAGTCTATTATTTCTGCAATTCGTAAGCATGATCCTGACAATATTATTATTGTAGGTACTCCAAAATGGTCTCAAGATGTGGATGATGCAGCAAATGATCCGATTAATCAACCGAATATTGCTTATACATTACACTTCTATGCAGGATCACATGGTCAGTTCTTAAGAGATAAAGGAAACTATGCTTTATCAAGAGGATTAGCACTATTTGTTACAGAATGGGGTTCAGTAAATGCAGATGGTGATGGTGGTGTAAACTACGATGAAACATGGGCATGGGTCGATTGGATGAAAAATAATGGTATATCTCACTGTAACTGGTCTATCAACGATAAATCAGAAGGTGCATCAGCTTTATATCCAGGTGCATCAACTACAGGTGGTTGGTCTAACCTAACTGCTTCAGGAGCATTTGCGAAAGAGATCATGCAATCTTACTCTTCAAATGGTGAAGGGAGTAATGGTAATGGAGAAGTAGAGACACAAAACTGTTCAGTTGTCACATTACCAGGAATTTTAGAAGCAGAGAACTATTGCCGTATGCAAGGAGTACAAAAAGAAAACTCTTCAGAAGGTGGAGAAAATATTGGTTATGTTGATGATGGTGATTGGTTAGAATATACAATCAATGTACCATCTCCGGGTACATACACCGTAGATGTTCGCGTGGCAAGTGATGGAGGAGGAAACCAATTCCGTTTTGATCAAAATGAAGGAAATGATATCCTGGCAACATATAATGTAAATGCTACGGGTGGATGGCAAAACTGGACAACAATTTCTCAAGAAGTGACTTTTTCTACAGCAGGTGAACAAGCTCTAGGATTATATGCAATTGTCGGAGGTTTCAATGTAAATTGGATTGAATTCAAGTCAAGTTCATCTTGTCAATCAAATGGGTTGCAGAATTTATCAATTTCTCCTTCGAGTACATCAGTAAAAGTGGGAAATCAAGTTCAATTATCAGCTTCAGGTACAGATAATTGTGGCGATGCGATTAGTGTGAATCCAACTTGGTCATCCAATGCTCCTAATGGAACTTTTTATGCTTCGACAGTAGGTTCTTATACAGTTACAGCATCACAAAATGGAATTACTGCTACTGCAAATATTACGGTAACAAATGAGGATATACCTCCTACAGGAAATGGAGTGGTGTCTCAATATGGTAGATTACAAGTTGCTGGAAATAAGGTAGCTGCGGCAAATGGTCAATCAGTAGCACTTGGTGGTAATAGTTTCTTCTGGTCTAACAATGGTTGGGGTGGTGAAAAATTCTATAATGCTTCTGTAGTTTCTTCATTGAAGAATGATTTTAATTCTAAAATCGTAAGAGCTGCAATGGGTGTAGAAGATCCAGGTGGATATATCGATGATAAAGCAGGCAATAAAGCCAAAGTAGAAACAGTTGTTGATGCTGCAATTGCCAATGATATGTATGTGATTATTGACTGGCATTCGCATCATGCTGAAAATAATACTAATGAAGCAGTACAGTTCTTCACAGAAATGGCCCAGAAATATGGTAATAATGACCATGTAATCTATGAGATTTACAATGAGCCATTACAGGTGTCTTGGTCAGGAACTATTAAGCCTTATGCTCAGCAGGTAGTAAATGCAATCCGATCGATTGATCCAGATAACTTAATTATTGTAGGTACTCCTACATGGTCTCAAGATGTAGATCAAGCAGCTAATGATCCTATTCAAGATAATAACATAGCCTACACTTTGCACTTCTATGCTGGAACACACGGTCAATACTTAAGAGATAAAGGTAATTATGCTATGTCACAAGGTATTGCACTTGTTGTAACGGAGTGGGGAACTGTGAATGCCAATGGTGATGGCGGAGTAGCTTATGATGAAACTTGGGCTTGGGTAGACTGGATGGAAGCAAATGGAATTTCACATTGTAACTGGTCAGTAAACGATAAAGCGGAAGGTGCTTCAATGTTAAATCCTGGGGCATCAACAACAGGTGGTTGGTCTGATAGTGATTTGACTACAAGTGGTTTATTACTAAAAGAAATTTTAGGTACAACAACTCCACCTCCATGTACTACATGTCCTCCTCCTTCTGGAGAAACAATACGTTTAGAAGCTGAAAACTTCACATTTATGGGTGGTGTTCAAACTGAAAATTGTTCTGAGGGTGGACAAAATGTAGGTTGGATTGATGCAGGAGATTGGTTAGCTTTTCATAATGTAAATATTCCTACTTCAGGAAACTATACGATTTCTTATAGAGTTGCTTCACCTCAGAATGGAGGGAAAGTACAACTGGAAGGTAATGAAGGACAATCTGTTTACGGGAGTGTTGATGTTCCAAATACTGGTGGATGGCAAAACTGGCAAACAGTTTCACACTCTGCATACTTAAATGCAGGTAGTCAGAATTTTGGAATTGGATTTCCTTCAGGTGCATTTAACCTAAATTGGATTGAAATTTCATCATCATCTAATGGTAGACAGATTAGTTCTTCTACAGAATCTTTAGAGGCAGAACTTGTTGCTTACCCTAACCCTACTTCGAGTAGATTAACTTTAGCAAATATCTCTAACAAGTTTACTCAGTTAGAAGTGTTTACTGTTGAAGGTAAATTAAAAGGGATGTATCGATTAGATAATCAAGGATCATTTACTTTAGATGTTGGTCACTTACAAAAAGGAGTATATTTTATTCGTTTACAAGGAGATAATACATCGAAATCTGTAAGATTCATAAAGCAATAG
- a CDS encoding two-component regulator propeller domain-containing protein — MKLKTTSYYLFFLSVLFFHSTVIAQNQIMQFDHLTEEDGLTFSTVTSIIQDNQGFMWFGTFKGLNRYDGYEMKTYIHQEGNDFGPHDDMISSIIQDHSGKLWIGLLNNGLSIFDPKSETFKHLKGGHDPENIVPSTSVNSLLEDSDNNIWIASSNGLSIVNFDRSKFKKYYHKEGETNSINHNSVYDIVEDRWNRVWLATGNRKLSMYDKNTKKFTEVEYTDLPLESVEDNDKKNLCIYQDTLLYIGSNNGGLSEYNLLTGEHTSYLASDDNSGPSSNNIRDMLEVDGKVWIATDGAGLNVFDVKTKTFEVYKNEKSKPESLSSDVIWSLYRDNQKNIWLGIYLQGVDKYDSQKNYFRLVGNTPCDNNALPNKPVLALYNDSKGQRWVGTDWGGLHKMSENEQHFYHYDIDGSQLQDDYAVDVCKSIAEDKYGNLLVGTYSQGLRIYDHKTGKQSNIKRTDSNSSIPSNHIWDIMTDSRGVTWLGTLGGGIATFDPDKKDIKALPLNYTNNAQKHVYHIMEDSYGKIWFSTDGGAVYYDPQSNQWNFSVIQEFLDKDHSFHYVKAIIEDKYRHIWIGTAAGLIKYKPESKHFEVLDKSNGIPDLPILNLASDVNGDIILSTKKYISKVLLNGNKIVSYYISNNSFNYNAVIAMDNHEIGIGGTDGITVFDPRELKENQNIPPVYVTDFELFNVPQRPTDSTSYLKENVTEIDLITLDHDQSVINFKYCGINYSETERNQYAYKLEGFDEQWNYVGDRRMATYTNLDPGQYTFKVIASNNHGVWNKEGTSLELIIKTPFWQSLWFRALMLIGFLLLLYLVQRVRIINVKRQFVFDKIRAEREKIQVHNEKLEQELTSIKSELENITISHLHKNQSLQQIRTKLEDISKGLSTAEQRKIRSLVRDINKESEDHDYWDKFEHQFNKSHNNFLERFSKEYPDLSKRELRICAYLRMDLDNQEIATLMNVSVRTLETSRYRIRKKIGLENRKSLTKMITRF; from the coding sequence ATGAAATTGAAGACTACGAGCTATTATTTATTTTTTCTCTCGGTATTATTCTTCCATTCAACAGTCATTGCACAAAATCAGATAATGCAATTTGATCATCTTACTGAAGAAGATGGTTTAACTTTTTCTACTGTTACATCTATTATACAGGACAATCAAGGTTTTATGTGGTTTGGCACTTTTAAAGGGCTGAATAGATATGATGGCTATGAAATGAAGACCTATATTCATCAAGAAGGTAATGATTTTGGACCTCATGATGATATGATCTCTTCGATAATTCAAGATCATTCTGGAAAACTATGGATAGGTTTATTGAATAATGGATTAAGTATTTTTGATCCTAAATCTGAAACTTTTAAACACCTAAAAGGCGGTCATGATCCAGAAAATATTGTTCCAAGTACTTCTGTAAATAGTTTATTAGAGGATAGCGATAATAATATTTGGATTGCATCAAGTAATGGGTTGTCTATCGTCAACTTTGACCGTAGTAAGTTCAAGAAATATTATCATAAAGAAGGAGAAACAAATTCTATCAACCATAATTCAGTATATGATATTGTTGAGGACCGTTGGAATAGAGTTTGGCTGGCAACAGGAAATAGAAAACTCTCGATGTATGATAAAAATACCAAAAAGTTTACTGAGGTGGAGTACACAGATCTTCCGTTGGAGAGTGTGGAAGATAATGACAAAAAGAACCTATGTATTTATCAAGATACGCTTTTATATATTGGAAGTAATAATGGCGGATTGTCAGAATATAACCTCTTAACAGGAGAACATACTTCTTACTTAGCAAGTGATGATAACTCTGGACCATCAAGTAATAATATCAGAGATATGTTAGAGGTCGACGGCAAAGTTTGGATAGCTACAGACGGTGCCGGCCTAAATGTATTTGATGTGAAGACGAAAACTTTCGAGGTCTATAAAAATGAAAAATCAAAACCCGAATCTTTATCTTCTGATGTTATCTGGTCACTATATCGAGATAATCAGAAAAACATATGGTTAGGTATTTATTTACAAGGGGTTGATAAGTACGACTCTCAGAAAAACTATTTCAGATTAGTAGGAAACACTCCTTGTGATAATAATGCATTACCAAATAAACCTGTTTTGGCACTTTACAATGACTCAAAAGGACAAAGATGGGTGGGTACCGATTGGGGTGGCTTGCATAAAATGTCAGAAAATGAACAGCATTTTTATCATTATGATATTGACGGAAGTCAGCTTCAAGATGATTATGCGGTAGATGTTTGTAAATCTATTGCAGAAGATAAATATGGCAATTTACTCGTCGGAACTTATAGTCAGGGCTTAAGAATATATGACCATAAAACAGGGAAGCAGTCCAACATTAAGAGAACTGATAGTAATAGTAGTATACCAAGTAATCATATTTGGGATATCATGACGGATTCTAGAGGTGTGACTTGGTTAGGAACACTTGGTGGAGGTATTGCTACTTTTGATCCTGACAAAAAAGACATCAAGGCATTGCCTTTAAACTACACCAATAATGCTCAGAAACATGTATACCATATTATGGAAGATTCTTATGGTAAAATATGGTTCAGTACGGATGGTGGGGCTGTTTACTATGATCCTCAAAGTAATCAGTGGAACTTCTCGGTAATACAAGAATTCTTAGACAAGGATCATAGTTTCCATTATGTAAAGGCAATTATTGAAGATAAATATCGACACATTTGGATCGGTACTGCAGCGGGTTTAATAAAATATAAGCCTGAAAGTAAACATTTTGAAGTGCTTGATAAATCCAATGGAATTCCAGACTTACCAATTCTCAATTTGGCTTCTGATGTGAATGGTGATATCATTTTAAGTACAAAAAAGTACATCTCCAAAGTCTTATTGAATGGGAATAAAATTGTAAGCTATTATATCTCTAACAACTCCTTTAATTACAATGCTGTAATCGCAATGGATAATCATGAGATTGGTATTGGAGGAACGGATGGGATTACAGTTTTTGACCCTCGAGAACTAAAAGAAAATCAGAATATACCTCCAGTTTATGTGACAGATTTTGAGCTTTTTAATGTGCCGCAACGCCCAACAGACTCAACATCATATTTAAAAGAAAACGTAACTGAAATTGATTTAATTACTTTAGATCATGATCAATCAGTTATCAATTTTAAGTATTGTGGAATTAATTATTCTGAGACGGAAAGAAATCAATACGCTTATAAATTAGAAGGATTTGATGAACAGTGGAACTATGTGGGAGATCGAAGAATGGCCACATATACCAATTTGGATCCAGGGCAGTATACTTTTAAGGTAATAGCTTCAAATAACCATGGTGTTTGGAACAAAGAAGGGACGAGTTTAGAGTTAATTATTAAAACTCCATTTTGGCAAAGCTTGTGGTTTAGAGCTTTAATGTTGATAGGGTTTTTATTACTGCTGTATCTAGTTCAAAGAGTAAGGATTATAAATGTAAAAAGACAGTTTGTTTTCGATAAGATTAGAGCTGAACGAGAGAAAATTCAAGTGCATAACGAAAAGCTTGAGCAGGAGTTGACCAGTATCAAATCTGAATTAGAGAATATTACGATCAGTCACTTACATAAGAACCAAAGTTTACAACAAATTCGAACCAAATTAGAAGATATCTCAAAAGGTTTGTCTACAGCCGAACAAAGAAAAATTAGAAGTTTGGTAAGAGATATCAATAAGGAATCTGAAGATCATGATTATTGGGATAAGTTTGAACATCAGTTTAACAAGTCACACAATAACTTCTTAGAGAGGTTCTCAAAAGAATATCCAGACTTAAGCAAGAGAGAATTACGTATCTGTGCTTATTTAAGAATGGATTTGGATAATCAAGAGATTGCAACTTTGATGAACGTTAGTGTAAGAACTCTGGAGACATCAAGGTATAGAATCAGAAAGAAAATTGGCTTAGAAAATAGAAAGTCATTGACAAAGATGATCACGCGTTTCTAA
- a CDS encoding cellulase family glycosylhydrolase has translation MKIKLLLTFLLCTFSSYAQLSPHDAVTMMGRGINLGNTLDAPYEGEWALKAEEYYFDDYKSAGFQSVRIPVTWHNHVSESTPYTVDKEFMDRVEQVVDWALSRGFMVILNCHHEDWLKEDYSSANIARYEKIWEQIVQRFKDKSEKLVFEPFNEPRTLEKSLTISQAADANKRALHIIRKENPTRNVVISGTGWSAIKDLLEANFPNDEYIIGYYHTYDPWPFSSAQENIKWGSEEDREYIAQEFQKVKNWSTQKGIPVIMSEFGSVHQTDYNSRMIHYATYVEEALTRGISFMAWDDGGMFEIYKRKDRAWHDTKDILIHYSEKCIDQLKLSTSSDSIINFTWESRIALSTRIQIKSGNQFIDIDTLDSELESYAYSGITPGKSYTFRLMQLDESDTLYSYPQKISILPSERTPYKKVINLPGSIEAEDYDIGGQGFTYFEKDEINQGGAYRDEGVDIEENAEGFHVGYAEDGEWLEYSVDVQESGIYKLTAHLASAEGGGKLSIYSKNDKTNKLEFNASNTGGWNVFEEVEGFLSLSEGAQVIRLLIESTPAYNIDKVDFELTDREILSTHQLENEISIYPNPAFDQVSLKLPMATRAIDIQVLDAIGNTMIIHQISQDKLDIKSLPRGLYFIRVKVGEDLIYKRLIKQ, from the coding sequence ATGAAAATTAAACTATTACTAACTTTCTTATTATGTACTTTCTCTTCTTATGCACAACTGTCTCCACATGATGCTGTAACCATGATGGGAAGAGGAATTAATTTAGGAAATACATTAGATGCCCCTTATGAAGGAGAGTGGGCATTGAAAGCTGAAGAATACTACTTTGATGATTATAAGTCAGCAGGATTTCAATCAGTGAGGATACCAGTAACATGGCATAATCATGTGAGTGAATCTACTCCTTACACCGTAGACAAGGAGTTTATGGATAGAGTAGAACAGGTAGTGGACTGGGCTTTAAGCAGAGGTTTTATGGTGATATTAAATTGTCATCATGAAGACTGGTTAAAGGAAGACTATTCATCAGCCAATATTGCTAGGTATGAGAAAATATGGGAGCAGATTGTTCAGAGATTCAAAGACAAATCTGAAAAGTTAGTATTTGAACCCTTTAATGAACCGAGGACGCTAGAGAAAAGTCTGACAATTTCACAAGCAGCCGACGCCAATAAAAGAGCGTTACATATCATCAGAAAGGAAAATCCAACAAGAAATGTTGTGATTTCAGGTACAGGCTGGTCTGCAATAAAAGACTTATTAGAAGCAAACTTCCCCAATGATGAATATATTATTGGGTACTACCACACCTATGACCCTTGGCCTTTTTCATCTGCTCAAGAGAATATTAAATGGGGATCTGAAGAGGATAGAGAATACATTGCTCAAGAATTTCAGAAGGTTAAGAATTGGAGTACTCAGAAAGGAATTCCTGTTATTATGAGTGAATTCGGTTCAGTACATCAAACAGATTATAATTCTAGAATGATACATTATGCCACGTATGTCGAAGAGGCACTAACAAGAGGAATTTCATTTATGGCTTGGGATGATGGTGGAATGTTTGAGATTTATAAAAGAAAAGATAGAGCATGGCATGATACCAAGGATATACTGATTCATTATTCTGAAAAATGTATTGATCAGTTAAAACTCTCTACTTCTTCTGACTCAATAATAAATTTCACTTGGGAAAGTAGAATAGCATTGTCAACACGTATTCAAATAAAATCTGGTAATCAGTTTATAGATATAGATACATTAGATTCAGAGTTGGAAAGTTATGCCTATTCAGGTATCACACCAGGTAAATCTTATACTTTTCGTTTGATGCAACTTGACGAATCAGATACACTATATTCTTACCCACAAAAAATATCTATACTTCCTTCAGAGAGAACACCTTATAAGAAGGTGATCAATCTACCGGGAAGTATAGAAGCTGAAGATTATGATATTGGAGGGCAAGGATTTACATATTTTGAAAAAGATGAAATCAATCAAGGAGGAGCATATAGAGACGAAGGGGTTGATATTGAAGAAAATGCTGAAGGTTTTCATGTTGGATATGCTGAAGATGGAGAATGGTTAGAATATTCTGTAGATGTACAAGAATCAGGAATATATAAGTTAACAGCACATTTGGCCTCTGCAGAGGGAGGAGGAAAACTCAGTATTTATTCAAAAAATGATAAAACAAATAAATTAGAATTCAATGCTTCAAATACTGGAGGGTGGAATGTATTTGAAGAAGTTGAAGGGTTTCTATCCCTTTCGGAAGGAGCTCAGGTCATTCGTTTATTGATTGAGTCTACTCCTGCTTATAATATCGATAAAGTTGACTTTGAGTTAACAGATAGAGAAATACTTTCTACACATCAATTAGAAAATGAAATCAGTATTTATCCAAATCCAGCATTCGATCAAGTATCATTAAAGTTGCCAATGGCGACACGAGCAATAGATATTCAAGTATTAGATGCTATTGGTAATACAATGATCATTCATCAGATTAGCCAAGATAAATTAGACATCAAATCCTTACCGAGAGGTTTATATTTTATTAGAGTAAAGGTTGGAGAAGATTTGATTTACAAAAGATTGATCAAGCAATAA